The region AGCCGTACTTCGAATCCCCTATGCTTTGGAACCCGCCAATGCCAACTCTGGCCTGCAGCACCTGGTTGCCGCTATCCGCACCAGCAGGAAGCGCCGGACAATCCCAAGATTGTTGGCGCAGCCCATTATCACTGGGTGTCGTCACGACCTGATCATTGCTGCCTGGCTGTGGATTCTGGTACACACTCAGACGGACTCCTTCCTCCGTCTGCTCTCTGACGCCCACGTAAATGCCGTCGTGCAACCAACTCACGGCACTGTTGTTGGGTGCTTCAAAATCCGCCACGAAACGAATGCTGTCACCGTCGGCCACACCGCAATTACGCATATATATCTGCGTCCCGTCAGCCGTTCGGATGGTATAGCGGCTTTCATGCTCAACCGCCCCGCTCGGCAATGCCAGGTTGAAATCAAGCGCGCCGGACTGGATGCTGCCATTCAGATCGCTACTGGTGTCATTGAGCCGCCCGCCATTGACGTTCACCACGCTGCGTTGGCCATAAGGCGTCTGTCCCAGATCTTTGACGCTGCCTGTGGGTAACAGCGCGGTAAACAACAGTTCGCCACTTCTGGGGTCCGGAATCCCGCCGGGCATGCCGCAGTCCCAGCTGCGATCCGGGACGATGGTTGTGCGCCGGTCTTGTGGCGGCTCCTCACAGGCTATATTTCCGCAATCATCGTCATCATCTACTTCGCCGCTAAGCACAACGTTGCGCAATTCTGCCCGATCGAAATAGGTGTTGGCATTGAGGCTGAAACGCAGCCTGAGCTCGTTGTCAGCCTGCGGGAGGGAAAGAGTCGTATTACCTGATGCAGTGCGCGAAGACTCCACAACGGTGAAAGCGCTGCCGTCGACAGACACCTCGACGTTCAAGGACTCACCAACATCCAGACCAAAGGTTTCCCGCGTATAAGTCAGCGACAAGTTGCTAGCACCCTGTGTACGAATAACACCAGAGGTGATGGCAGATGTCGCGGCAAAACTGCCATGCAGCCGCGCATAACCATTGTTTAGCGTAACGCGCCCGTCCGTGGTGAAGCCCTTGTCATCGCCGGAGAAATTTTCTTCGTACAGCACATCCGAAACGGCATACGGAGCGGCGCAAACCAGCGCCAGCCCAGCGACACCTTGCCGGATCCGCCCGGCCGGAGAAAGTGCCGCCAACCGCGATCTATCCATATCATTCATAACGTCGTCGTCCTCAGTTGATTGAAGTGAGTCATACGCCGATTCGATGAAGTGAACGATCATTCCGTTCCTGCGAGCTTAGTGGAACCTCGACTGAGTCTCAGGCGGCATACGGGACGAAACCCGAATCCCCCCCTAACCCCCCTTTTTCAAAGTGGGGGGACTGGTCCGAGCAGCTGCAGACTATGGGCCCAGGCACTGGCGCTTACATGTGGCCGGGTATTGCAAAAGTGTGTAGCTGGTTAGCTGCGGCCGGTGTTGTATTCCCGGTATGAGCCGATCTCTCAGAACGACATGGATCGTCAAGCCTGCACAAACGGTCCCCCACTTTGAAAAAGGGGGGTTAGGGGGGATTCAGATTGTAAAAAATCAACCACCAGCCTCCCGCTGCTGGTTAGCCCAAAGCTGCGCGTAAGCCCCGTTCAACGCCAATAGATCCGTATGATTCCCCTGCTCGACTACCCGCCCTTGCTCGAGCACCAGGATATTGTCAGCGTGCACGATGGTGGAAAGCCTGTGCGCTATCGCCAGGGTCGTGCGGCGACGCGATATCTGATTCAGTGAGTCCAGAATTAGTCGCTCAGCATGGGTATCCAATGAAGATGTCGCTTCATCCAGTATCAAGATGGCCGGATCCTTGAGTAATACCCTGGCAATCGAAATGCGCTGCTTCTCGCCCCCGGACAATTTCAGCCCACGCTCGCCCACCTGGGTATCCAGTCCCTGCGGCAATCGGCTGACAAAGTCCTCCAGTTGCGCCATACGCAGTACGCGCCAGATTTCATCCTCACTCGCACCCGGGCTTCCGTAGGCGATGTTGTAGCCAATGGTGTCGTTGAATAGCACCGTATCCTGAGGGACCACGCCGATAGCGCGGCGCAGGCTGTCCTGGGTGACCGAACGTATGTCCTGACCATCGATACGGATGGCGCCCTGGCTGATGTCATAAAACCGAAACAGCAGGCGCGCCAGGGTGGATTTGCCAGCACCGCTGGGGCCGACGATAGCGAGTGTTTGCCCCGCCGGAATCTCGAAGGTCACGTTGTCTAAGATCAACCGTTCTTCATCATAGGCATGGCTGACTCCCTCGAACTGAACCGCCCCGCCGTGCAGGGTAAGCGCAGTAGCATCCGGCGCGTCAGCCACCTTCACAGGCGTGCCCAGCAGACCGAACAGTCGCTCGATATTGGTCAACGCCTCGCGGATCTCGCGATAGATGAATCCCAGAAAATTCAGCGGAATGAACAGCTGGATCATATAGGCGTTGATCATCACGAATTCGCCCAACGACATATCGCCGCTCGCCACCTGCCCCGCCGCCATGAACATCATCAGTGTGACTGATCCAGCGATGATAAACGCCTGCCCGGAATTCAACGCCGCCAGTGACAGGCGGTTCTTCATCCGCGCAGCTTCCCACCCTGCAAGGTAGCGATCATATTCCTGCGCCTCGAATGCCTCATTGCCGAAATACTTCACCGTTTCGTAGTTCAGCAGGCTATCCACCGCCCGGGTGTTGGAGCGGTTGTCCATCCTGTTACTCTCGCGCACAAAATGGTTGCGCCACTCGGTGCACCAGATCGAGAACCCACCATAAATCAGCACCGCGCCGAGCACTGTTAGCGCATACATGGAGCTGAAATTGATCAGCAAGATGACTGCAATCAAGCCAATCTCGACCAAGGTCGGCAGAATGTTGAACACCATGAAGCGCAACAGGAAACTGATTCCGCTGGTGCCGCGCTCTATGTCGCGTGCCAGCCCACCGGTACGTCGCGACAGATGGAATCCGAGATCGAGTCGGTGCAGGTGCTCGAACACCCGCAGCGAGACGCGCCGCATCGCACGCTCCGCTACCCGCGCAAACACGGCATCGCGCAGCTCGGAAAAGAACACCGAGGAAAAGCGCAGCAATCCGTAAGCCGCCAATAGGGCTACCGGGACCAGCACCAGCGCATCGGTTGCCGATTCGAAGTGCTCGACGATGAGCTTCAGCATCCACGGCACCGCCACGCCCGCCAGCTTGGCGATCAGCAAAAAGCCCATAGCGAGCGCGACGCGGCCACGAAATTCTGTCAGATAGGGAATGAGGCTGGAGATGATTCTCCAGTTGACCGGACCACCGGCGTATTGACTGTCACTGCTTGGGCGCACGCGGGATTCCTGTTACTGCGGAAAATGCACAGTATAGGGCCAGGTGCTCGGGGAATGCTGGTTCTGGTGCGGCGTCGCTTGCATTGACGTTAAAGCAGTACACGGCAAACCCCAAATCCCCCTAGCCCCCTTTGCCAAAGGGGGAACGTTCGAGTGGCTGATGACTTTGGCGTTTATTTGATATTGCATGCCGGCGTCTGGCTGGCTTGTAAATGCAGCACTGTGCAAACTCAGATGCAGACTAGCTCCAGAAATCCAAGATTGGCTATGGCCGTGCGGATGGAGACAAAACCCGAATTCCCCTAGCCCCTTTGTCAAAGCGGAACGTTCGAGTGGCTGATGACGTTGGCGTTTATCTGATATTGCACGCCGGCGTCTGGCTGGCTTGTAAATGCGGCACTGTGCACACTCAGATGCAGACTAGCTCCAGAAATCCAGGATTGGCTATGGCCGTGCGGATGGAGACAAAACCCGAATTCTCCTAGCGCCTTTGCCAAAGGGAGAACGTTCGAGTGGCTGATGACGTTGGCGTTTATCTGATACTGCATGCAGGCGTCTGGCTGGCTCTTCAGGGTTGCGATGCTGATTAAAGCCACAACAGCTACAACTACAACTACAACTACAACTACAACTACAACTACAACTACAACTACAACTACAACTACAACTACAACTATCAGGCTGACACCAACACCCGCAGCAACGCAAAACCAGTCCCCCACTTTGGAAAAGGGGGGTTAGGGGGGATTCAACGGTTAGCACACCAAAGCCAGCCAAACCCCACCCAACCTCGCTCAGCCCGCTTACTCTTCCTGCGGAATCGGTTCTATATTGCGGTCCCAGCCGACCAGCAACAAGGTGGTTGCGATACCAAACAACAGCCCGATCCACGGCTCGAAGAAGGCTAACCCGGCGCCGATGAGCAGCACCGCGCCGCGGGAGGCGTTGTTGCGCGGTATAGCCATGGCGATATACGCACAGGCGAAACCGGTCAGTACCAGCGTAAGCGAGAGCGCGATCCCCAGCAGTGGCCGCAGCCCTGTGAGCAGCGGCAGCACGAAGAACAACAGCGGAATGCCCATCGCATAGTAGGACGCCAGGCCGCTGTGCAAACTGTCCATTGCTGCTTTGCCGGACTTCCAGCGCTGCATGACGATCACATGCACGCCAACCCACATTGAGCCCTGGGTCGGGAAGAACGGGGCAGCAACGCCCATCAGTGCATTGCGAATGGCCATCGAAAGGTGTGAACGGGTGGGATTGATGTCGATGTGCTCATCCTTGCGCGTCTGCAGCCCCTCACGGATGATCTCGTTGCCGGTAACCAAATCACCGAAGAAAATCACGTAGGTAATCAGCGCCAGCGGCATGCTCTGGACGAACATGTCCAGGCTCGGCCAGCCGATCATGAACGGCGATACCTTGGCCCAGGTCTCCATCACCGGCGGCACCATGAAACCCCATTGGATATCGTATGTGACCTCACCGACCATTGGCCCGATCACGGCGGCCAGGATGAACCCGGGCAGTAAACCGAGCGCGCCCAGCAGCGCGAAGAACCGATAGTTTTCCTTGAGCTTCTGCATCGGTAGAGAAAAAGCGAATATCAGACAGACCGCGCAGGCCAGCGTGGTCGCGATCGGCTGCTGCAGCAGGAAGCGTTCGGCATCGTCGATGAACACGCGCTTCAGCGCAGCAATCGCCGC is a window of Pseudomonas sp. gcc21 DNA encoding:
- a CDS encoding ABC transporter ATP-binding protein/permease produces the protein MRPSSDSQYAGGPVNWRIISSLIPYLTEFRGRVALAMGFLLIAKLAGVAVPWMLKLIVEHFESATDALVLVPVALLAAYGLLRFSSVFFSELRDAVFARVAERAMRRVSLRVFEHLHRLDLGFHLSRRTGGLARDIERGTSGISFLLRFMVFNILPTLVEIGLIAVILLINFSSMYALTVLGAVLIYGGFSIWCTEWRNHFVRESNRMDNRSNTRAVDSLLNYETVKYFGNEAFEAQEYDRYLAGWEAARMKNRLSLAALNSGQAFIIAGSVTLMMFMAAGQVASGDMSLGEFVMINAYMIQLFIPLNFLGFIYREIREALTNIERLFGLLGTPVKVADAPDATALTLHGGAVQFEGVSHAYDEERLILDNVTFEIPAGQTLAIVGPSGAGKSTLARLLFRFYDISQGAIRIDGQDIRSVTQDSLRRAIGVVPQDTVLFNDTIGYNIAYGSPGASEDEIWRVLRMAQLEDFVSRLPQGLDTQVGERGLKLSGGEKQRISIARVLLKDPAILILDEATSSLDTHAERLILDSLNQISRRRTTLAIAHRLSTIVHADNILVLEQGRVVEQGNHTDLLALNGAYAQLWANQQREAGG
- a CDS encoding DUF3237 family protein produces the protein MNDMDRSRLAALSPAGRIRQGVAGLALVCAAPYAVSDVLYEENFSGDDKGFTTDGRVTLNNGYARLHGSFAATSAITSGVIRTQGASNLSLTYTRETFGLDVGESLNVEVSVDGSAFTVVESSRTASGNTTLSLPQADNELRLRFSLNANTYFDRAELRNVVLSGEVDDDDDCGNIACEEPPQDRRTTIVPDRSWDCGMPGGIPDPRSGELLFTALLPTGSVKDLGQTPYGQRSVVNVNGGRLNDTSSDLNGSIQSGALDFNLALPSGAVEHESRYTIRTADGTQIYMRNCGVADGDSIRFVADFEAPNNSAVSWLHDGIYVGVREQTEEGVRLSVYQNPQPGSNDQVVTTPSDNGLRQQSWDCPALPAGADSGNQVLQARVGIGGFQSIGDSKYGSRRIIPITGGSFSGDFAGEVNPGGADYQLTVDGDLSLEARYTLQTSDGETIVVRNCGDYGNSSLTLPLFETSTSGRYAWLNDREFVGTITPGLSSVTITVFDRQ